Proteins encoded within one genomic window of Gracilimonas sp.:
- a CDS encoding TolC family protein produces MREEYRTRNIEHPTLNEHEKKPSANFAKPLRSLRLITMVIFILLPITATAQIITQYQQEAAENNPEVRAKYQQYLSALEENPIMGTLPDPEVSFSYFIKPIETRVGPQQGRISVSQMLPWFGSLKDQRSASDLRAKAAFESFQESRNRLFYQVEQTLLELFELDESIRIAEENQMILNSLVELSLSRYETDRATQVDVLRAQIEEEDLNIQIELLKDNREVLLQRMNELLNRIEGSKIILPDSLGETEIKSREELMVQIRQQNPNLNRLRYQEASSKEMKSLAQKQNRPSIKLGVDYIFTGETDMPNVANSGEDALMVMAGFRVPLFGKKNNAKVQQAERNIQDSQYQISSRENSLQTELDASLRDYEDAQRRFNLYNEKQIQRITQAIDIMMESYSSDSSEFEEILRMQRKQLEYQLKRIQARTEQHKAAAFINYLTGKHNLTTQYSKP; encoded by the coding sequence ATGAGAGAAGAATATCGAACAAGGAACATCGAACATCCAACTTTGAACGAGCACGAAAAAAAGCCCTCCGCTAACTTTGCGAAACCTTTGCGTTCTCTGCGGTTAATAACAATGGTGATTTTTATTTTATTGCCCATCACGGCAACCGCGCAAATAATCACCCAATACCAACAGGAAGCCGCCGAAAACAATCCGGAAGTGAGAGCAAAATATCAACAGTACTTATCGGCTCTGGAAGAAAATCCTATTATGGGAACCTTGCCCGATCCGGAAGTTTCATTTTCCTATTTCATAAAGCCCATCGAGACAAGAGTGGGGCCGCAGCAAGGACGGATCTCCGTTTCTCAAATGCTGCCGTGGTTTGGCTCTCTGAAGGATCAGCGATCAGCTTCTGACCTGCGGGCAAAAGCAGCATTTGAATCTTTTCAGGAAAGCAGAAACAGATTGTTTTATCAGGTTGAACAGACTCTTTTAGAGCTTTTTGAATTGGATGAAAGCATTCGCATTGCCGAAGAAAATCAAATGATCCTAAATTCCCTGGTGGAATTAAGTCTGTCTCGTTATGAAACCGATCGTGCTACCCAAGTAGATGTTCTGCGAGCCCAAATTGAAGAGGAAGATCTCAATATACAGATTGAACTGTTGAAGGATAATCGGGAGGTATTGCTTCAGCGAATGAATGAGTTATTGAACCGTATTGAGGGATCTAAGATCATACTGCCGGATTCTTTGGGAGAAACTGAAATCAAATCCCGAGAAGAACTCATGGTTCAAATTCGGCAACAAAACCCGAATTTAAACCGACTTCGATATCAAGAAGCCTCTTCAAAGGAAATGAAATCACTGGCTCAAAAGCAGAACAGACCGAGCATCAAACTTGGAGTGGATTACATCTTTACCGGTGAAACCGATATGCCGAACGTAGCTAACAGCGGAGAAGATGCGCTCATGGTCATGGCCGGATTTAGAGTGCCCCTATTCGGGAAAAAGAATAACGCCAAAGTGCAGCAGGCTGAACGAAATATTCAGGATTCTCAATATCAGATCTCATCCCGAGAAAATTCACTGCAAACCGAATTGGATGCATCCCTCCGGGACTACGAAGATGCCCAAAGACGATTCAATCTCTACAACGAAAAACAAATTCAGCGCATTACCCAAGCCATCGACATCATGATGGAATCCTATTCCTCAGACAGCTCCGAATTTGAAGAGATCCTGCGGATGCAACGTAAACAACTGGAATATCAACTCAAACGCATTCAAGCCCGAACAGAACAACACAAAGCAGCGGCTTTTATCAATTATCTGACTGGAAAACACAATCTCACTACTCAATACTCGAAACCATGA
- a CDS encoding MFS transporter, with the protein MRSPLSSVGPLTEFIQNALGLSYSMIGLITTLPLICFAALSGFTLYFTQRFGLEVTLGAALFILTVGTVVRSFVNIPALYMGTLFVGIGIAIMNVLMPSIVKRDFPERSGLMTSMYSGVMGVGATLGAGVSVPLAHATNWQFSLGSWAILAFLGMLFWIPQLRNRTNPKNPIHIFSAIKKLSSSPIAWQIAFFMGLQSLIFYAILAWLPEILIDRGMTPTKAGLVLSISQGTGILGSLIIPVIAGRFSDQRRIVMVTGAMEVIGITGILITDTFLVSTWAGILGFGLGGNFSLALLFMVLRADSPELTTGLSGMAQSVGYFIAAFGPVLFGLIHDLTNSWSIPLYSMLVIAALQLVIGLGAAKDRIIYEDS; encoded by the coding sequence ATGCGTTCGCCGTTGTCGAGTGTGGGGCCGCTCACCGAATTTATCCAAAATGCTTTGGGGCTTTCCTATAGTATGATCGGGTTGATCACCACCCTTCCCCTGATCTGTTTTGCTGCTTTGTCCGGTTTTACGCTGTATTTTACGCAACGATTTGGGCTGGAAGTCACCTTGGGAGCTGCCCTTTTCATTTTAACTGTTGGTACAGTTGTCCGGTCTTTTGTAAATATTCCGGCTTTATATATGGGAACTCTATTTGTAGGGATCGGAATCGCTATCATGAATGTGCTGATGCCCTCCATCGTAAAAAGAGATTTCCCGGAGCGATCGGGATTGATGACAAGTATGTATTCCGGGGTAATGGGAGTCGGGGCTACGTTGGGCGCCGGAGTAAGTGTGCCCTTGGCCCACGCCACTAACTGGCAATTTTCGCTGGGAAGTTGGGCTATTTTGGCCTTTCTTGGGATGTTATTCTGGATCCCTCAACTCAGAAACCGAACAAACCCCAAAAATCCGATTCATATTTTTTCGGCGATCAAAAAGCTGAGCTCCTCACCCATTGCCTGGCAAATCGCGTTCTTTATGGGACTGCAATCCCTCATTTTCTATGCTATTCTTGCCTGGCTACCGGAGATTCTGATCGACAGAGGTATGACACCAACTAAGGCAGGACTGGTGCTGTCTATTTCCCAGGGAACCGGTATTCTAGGTTCGCTGATAATTCCTGTAATAGCAGGAAGGTTTAGCGATCAGCGAAGAATTGTAATGGTCACCGGAGCTATGGAAGTTATTGGAATTACAGGAATCTTGATTACGGATACTTTTTTGGTTTCTACATGGGCCGGAATATTGGGATTTGGTTTGGGCGGGAACTTCAGTCTGGCGCTGCTATTCATGGTGTTAAGGGCTGATTCTCCCGAGCTAACCACCGGGCTTTCCGGGATGGCTCAGTCTGTCGGCTACTTTATAGCCGCCTTCGGGCCTGTTCTATTTGGCTTAATCCACGATCTGACTAATAGCTGGAGCATTCCGCTTTATAGCATGTTGGTCATTGCAGCTCTGCAGCTTGTTATTGGTTTGGGCGCGGCAAAGGACAGGATCATTTACGAAGATTCGTGA
- a CDS encoding efflux RND transporter periplasmic adaptor subunit, with translation MKTKNTLIYTGLILGGLFLGYLFFGGQSEPQSMDEHIAETHTDEEGNIVYTCSMHPQVRENEPGDCPICGMELIPVEELEEDNGSTQNPNTLRISRAAMALADIQTSEVRLETPVQETRLPGKVVVNQNLVSNITAHFPGRVRELYVDYSGDFVREGQRLASIYSPELITAQRELLETARFKEQNPRLYESARRKLMLWEFPEETIDQIERSGEVMEELDFFAPVSGYVSEISITREDHINEGMVMYRIADLSEVWIEFEAYESAIGGLSKGDRVKFRISSLGGQTFNGEVDFIEPFLNAGSRTVKVRVTTDNPDDRMKPGMFAEGVISSGSTQTEKLLVPRSAVMWTGKRSIVFVDVSGGDNPAFEAREVVLGGRSGNDYVIEDGLQQGELVVTNGTFKVDAAAQLSDKLSMMNREPGTGVNQGAHNHGDMEMDDSEIDQTEDHSEHQMQEDLEVLVPEYLKLREALASDDFDSAQEHITVFSEEYFSDIEELRAEFKSISEMLITRVEKEGYEGTLFKQYCPMFDGGSSWISDKEDIENPFYGSQMHNCGETVEQMN, from the coding sequence ATGAAAACTAAAAACACACTTATTTACACCGGACTTATTCTTGGCGGACTCTTCCTCGGATACCTGTTCTTTGGAGGCCAATCCGAACCACAATCAATGGATGAACACATAGCGGAAACTCACACCGATGAGGAAGGAAACATCGTGTACACGTGCAGTATGCATCCCCAGGTGCGTGAAAATGAGCCCGGCGATTGCCCAATTTGTGGAATGGAATTAATTCCCGTTGAAGAGCTTGAGGAAGATAACGGCTCAACCCAAAACCCAAATACCCTCAGAATTTCCCGGGCCGCAATGGCTTTGGCTGATATTCAGACTTCCGAAGTACGACTGGAAACCCCGGTTCAAGAAACCCGGCTTCCCGGGAAAGTTGTAGTGAATCAAAATCTGGTTTCCAATATTACCGCACATTTTCCGGGTCGTGTTCGGGAGCTGTACGTAGATTATTCCGGAGACTTCGTCAGGGAAGGGCAGCGACTAGCTTCCATTTATTCCCCGGAGCTTATCACCGCCCAGAGGGAACTGCTGGAAACTGCTCGATTCAAAGAGCAAAATCCGCGGTTGTATGAGTCGGCAAGGCGAAAGCTCATGCTTTGGGAATTCCCGGAAGAAACCATAGATCAGATCGAACGATCCGGTGAAGTTATGGAAGAGCTGGATTTCTTTGCCCCGGTTTCAGGCTATGTATCGGAAATCAGCATTACCAGAGAAGATCATATCAACGAGGGGATGGTGATGTATCGCATTGCGGATCTTTCGGAAGTTTGGATCGAGTTTGAGGCGTATGAATCTGCTATCGGCGGACTTTCGAAAGGAGATAGAGTGAAGTTCCGGATTTCATCCTTAGGTGGGCAAACATTTAACGGGGAAGTGGATTTCATTGAACCATTCCTGAATGCTGGTTCACGCACCGTCAAAGTCCGTGTTACCACTGATAATCCCGATGATCGAATGAAGCCGGGCATGTTTGCGGAAGGAGTGATCTCATCCGGTTCAACCCAAACAGAAAAACTTTTGGTGCCACGATCAGCCGTTATGTGGACCGGCAAGCGTTCCATCGTCTTTGTGGATGTTTCCGGCGGTGATAACCCCGCATTTGAAGCCCGAGAGGTAGTGTTGGGAGGCAGATCCGGCAATGATTATGTGATCGAAGACGGGCTGCAACAAGGCGAGCTCGTAGTTACCAACGGCACCTTCAAAGTGGATGCCGCTGCTCAGCTCTCCGATAAACTCAGCATGATGAACCGCGAGCCAGGAACCGGAGTCAATCAGGGAGCTCACAACCACGGTGATATGGAGATGGATGATTCTGAGATAGATCAAACTGAAGATCATTCCGAACATCAAATGCAGGAAGATCTGGAAGTACTCGTTCCGGAGTACCTGAAACTGCGGGAAGCTTTAGCCAGCGATGATTTTGATTCAGCCCAGGAACATATTACCGTGTTTTCCGAAGAATATTTCAGTGACATTGAGGAACTGCGAGCTGAGTTTAAGTCTATTTCAGAAATGTTGATTACACGGGTTGAGAAAGAAGGATATGAAGGAACCTTATTCAAACAATACTGCCCGATGTTTGACGGCGGAAGTTCCTGGATAAGTGATAAGGAAGATATTGAGAATCCATTTTATGGATCTCAGATGCACAACTGTGGAGAAACTGTTGAACAAATGAATTGA
- a CDS encoding P-II family nitrogen regulator, with amino-acid sequence MKLVKAYIRPILLEDVYKALRAEGHCCITVFRGEGAGQYTDPNHAHGSLEFPALHSKVVKVEIAAVDKNIEPIIDIIQQTASTGSRGDGIIFVIPIENMTRIRDGKQGAEVIE; translated from the coding sequence ATGAAATTAGTAAAGGCATACATACGACCCATATTACTCGAAGATGTATATAAGGCACTTCGGGCTGAAGGCCATTGTTGCATTACCGTATTCAGAGGTGAAGGAGCGGGACAATATACGGATCCGAATCATGCTCATGGTTCTTTGGAGTTCCCGGCCCTGCATTCTAAAGTTGTAAAAGTAGAAATAGCTGCAGTGGACAAAAACATTGAACCTATCATTGACATCATTCAACAGACCGCCTCCACAGGTTCACGAGGTGATGGGATCATATTTGTCATTCCTATAGAAAATATGACAAGGATCAGGGATGGTAAGCAGGGTGCTGAAGTGATAGAATAG
- a CDS encoding HigA family addiction module antitoxin — MNTDKKVKPIHPGKILLEEYLEPLNISQREFARRISVSPNRVNEIVRGRRTVTGDTALRFSIALGTSAEMWLGLQAHYELGKARKEMTDEVRESIVKFEGELQ; from the coding sequence ATGAATACTGATAAAAAAGTTAAGCCGATTCATCCGGGAAAAATATTATTAGAGGAGTATTTAGAGCCCCTGAATATAAGTCAGCGTGAATTTGCTCGCCGAATTTCGGTATCACCTAATCGTGTAAATGAGATCGTTCGAGGAAGGCGTACTGTGACGGGAGACACTGCACTACGATTTTCAATAGCCCTCGGTACCAGCGCTGAGATGTGGCTTGGCTTACAAGCTCATTACGAACTTGGTAAGGCACGCAAAGAAATGACAGATGAGGTGAGAGAGAGCATTGTAAAGTTTGAAGGTGAGTTACAGTAG
- a CDS encoding SHOCT domain-containing protein gives MHDFHFFGGGWMMFFWWFLIIALIVIIVKAFFSSTKQNSNNESPLEILKRRYANGEIDKEEFEERKKELL, from the coding sequence ATGCATGATTTTCATTTTTTCGGAGGAGGCTGGATGATGTTTTTCTGGTGGTTTTTAATAATTGCATTGATCGTAATTATCGTGAAGGCGTTCTTCAGTTCAACTAAGCAAAATTCAAATAATGAATCTCCACTTGAAATCCTTAAACGAAGATATGCAAATGGTGAAATTGATAAGGAAGAGTTCGAGGAGCGAAAAAAGGAATTGCTCTAA
- a CDS encoding VOC family protein: MQEHEKIDYVEFPASALDATKEFFTKVFGWGFTDYGPEYSSFANEGINGGFFKSNKKGTTETGSALIIFYSKDLEATQKKVEEAGGKIVKTTYSFPGGRRFHFTEPSGNEFAVWSDKTD, encoded by the coding sequence ATGCAAGAACACGAAAAAATAGACTATGTAGAATTTCCGGCCAGTGCCCTGGACGCTACCAAAGAATTCTTTACCAAGGTATTCGGGTGGGGGTTCACAGACTATGGTCCTGAGTACAGTTCTTTTGCGAATGAAGGAATAAACGGCGGATTTTTCAAATCCAATAAAAAAGGAACTACTGAAACGGGAAGCGCGCTCATTATTTTTTACAGTAAGGATCTGGAGGCTACGCAAAAGAAAGTGGAAGAAGCCGGTGGTAAGATCGTTAAAACCACGTACTCTTTTCCAGGAGGGCGTCGGTTTCATTTCACTGAACCCAGTGGGAATGAATTTGCAGTGTGGTCAGATAAAACTGATTGA
- a CDS encoding efflux RND transporter permease subunit, giving the protein MLNKTIRFFLENKLVAVLLLLVLTGWGLSVTPFNWNLDFLPRDPVPVDAIPDLGENQQIVYTEWEGQSPQDIEDQISYPLTTQLLTVPGVKTVRSSSMTGVSNIYVIFEENVEFYWSRSRILEKINSLPAGTLPQAAKPALGPDATALGQIFWYTLEGRDKDGNPAGGWDPQELRSLQDFYVKYGLSGAQGVAEVASIGGYVKEYQVDVDPNKLKTYEVTLPEVIDAVRKANAETGARTIEMNNAEYLVRGLGYIENLEDLETAVVKVIDNTPIRIQDIGFVSMGPAPRRGALDKAGAEAVGGVVVARQGANPQQVIDNVKAQIEEISAGLPSKTLDDGIESKVTIVPFYDRSTLIGETLGTLEEALSLQILITIIVIIIMVMNLRTSVLISAMLPIAVLMTFIAMKYFGVDANIVALSGIAIAIGTIVDMGVILSENMLRHMEEMEENESLLEVIYNATVEVAGAILTAITTTIVSFLPVFTMIAAEGKLFKPLAYTKTFALIASIIITITLIPPFAHWFFGLKINNRKLKLGWNGLLVIGGVITIFTISSWGGFLILGFGLINGAGFFLDENYQRQIPLLNNVLSVVVVTWLLTVYWLPFGPSVSFAGNLFFIVILIALILAAFWLIIKYYQSIIGWCLDHKKAFLAIPSAFMLFGVMIWLGFATTFGFVAKSFDIIGVDVRETSVWVSASETFPGLGEEFMPALDEGAFLLMPTTMPHAGVEEAEDVMRKIDMAVNAIPEVEMVVGKMGRTESALDPAPVSMFENVIIYKSEYKTDENGRRVRFKVDDTGEFVEDENAELIPDPDGEYYRQWRDHIQSPDDIWNEIISVSRIPGTTSAPKLQPIETRLIMLQSGMRAPMGVKVKGDDLNEIESFGLELEEVLRKTEGVKASSVFAERIVGKPYLEVDWDREQLARYGLSVQDAQQFMSMGVGGMAVSTSVEGRERYPIRVRFARELRSDPEALGELLVPTKTGTEVPLAQLAEIKYRQGPQAIKSEDTFLVGYVIFDKVDGYAEVEVVENARREIQDNVDSGILTIPSGINFEFAGNYENQVRAEKRLSIILPIALAIIFLIMYFQFRSVSTTAMIFSSIFVAWAGGFLLVWLYGQGWFLNFDVFGQNLRDLFQMGTVNLSVAVWVGFIALFGIAADGGVVMATYLDQLFDRIKPKTSAELRDVVIEASTRRIRPTLMTTATTILALLPVLTSSGRGADIMVPMAIPSVGGMFLQVVTLLVIPVLYYMWKEFKMKRSLK; this is encoded by the coding sequence ATGCTAAACAAAACCATCCGGTTTTTCCTGGAAAACAAACTTGTGGCTGTACTGCTTTTGCTAGTCCTGACAGGTTGGGGGCTGTCCGTAACCCCCTTTAACTGGAATCTGGACTTCCTGCCCCGTGACCCCGTTCCGGTAGATGCCATCCCCGATCTCGGTGAGAACCAGCAGATTGTGTATACCGAGTGGGAAGGTCAGTCACCACAGGACATTGAAGACCAGATTTCCTATCCGCTGACTACACAGTTACTGACTGTACCCGGTGTAAAAACTGTCCGGAGTTCTTCCATGACCGGCGTCTCCAACATATATGTGATTTTTGAAGAGAATGTGGAGTTTTATTGGAGCCGCTCCCGGATTTTGGAGAAGATAAACTCTCTACCCGCAGGCACTTTGCCTCAAGCCGCAAAACCTGCTTTGGGCCCGGATGCCACCGCACTGGGTCAAATATTTTGGTATACGCTTGAAGGCAGAGATAAAGACGGTAATCCAGCGGGGGGATGGGATCCGCAAGAGTTGCGCTCCCTTCAGGATTTTTATGTCAAATACGGACTTTCCGGCGCACAGGGGGTCGCTGAGGTCGCTTCCATTGGTGGCTATGTGAAAGAGTACCAGGTCGATGTTGATCCCAATAAACTAAAAACCTATGAGGTCACCTTGCCGGAAGTCATTGATGCCGTGCGAAAAGCCAACGCCGAAACCGGGGCGCGTACTATAGAAATGAACAATGCCGAATATTTGGTGCGTGGTTTGGGCTACATTGAAAACCTGGAAGACCTGGAGACGGCTGTAGTAAAAGTGATAGATAATACTCCCATCCGTATTCAGGATATTGGTTTTGTGAGCATGGGACCAGCTCCGCGCAGAGGTGCGCTGGATAAAGCCGGAGCCGAGGCCGTGGGTGGCGTGGTGGTAGCCCGGCAGGGAGCGAACCCCCAACAGGTTATCGATAATGTGAAAGCACAAATCGAAGAGATATCAGCCGGGTTGCCTTCTAAAACCCTGGATGATGGCATCGAATCTAAAGTTACCATTGTGCCTTTTTATGATCGATCCACACTGATTGGTGAAACTTTGGGTACCTTGGAAGAAGCCCTCTCCCTCCAAATCCTGATTACCATTATTGTGATCATCATTATGGTGATGAACCTGAGGACTTCAGTTTTGATCTCCGCCATGCTGCCCATTGCCGTACTCATGACTTTTATAGCCATGAAATACTTCGGCGTGGACGCCAACATCGTGGCGCTTTCAGGAATTGCCATTGCCATCGGAACCATTGTAGATATGGGGGTGATTCTCTCCGAGAATATGCTCCGGCATATGGAGGAAATGGAAGAAAATGAATCACTGCTGGAGGTGATTTACAACGCCACGGTTGAAGTAGCCGGGGCCATCTTAACGGCTATCACCACCACTATTGTGAGTTTCCTTCCCGTCTTCACCATGATTGCCGCCGAAGGTAAACTCTTTAAGCCGCTAGCCTACACCAAGACTTTTGCACTGATTGCCTCCATTATCATCACAATCACACTGATTCCACCATTTGCTCACTGGTTTTTCGGACTGAAAATTAACAACCGTAAGCTCAAACTGGGCTGGAATGGATTGTTAGTTATTGGCGGGGTGATAACAATCTTCACCATTTCAAGCTGGGGTGGATTTTTGATTTTAGGTTTTGGCCTCATCAATGGTGCCGGATTCTTTTTGGATGAAAATTATCAACGACAAATTCCGTTGCTGAATAATGTCCTCTCAGTTGTGGTTGTTACCTGGCTTTTGACGGTATATTGGCTGCCGTTTGGCCCGTCCGTTTCTTTCGCCGGCAACTTGTTTTTTATCGTGATATTGATTGCCCTGATCTTAGCCGCCTTCTGGCTCATCATCAAATATTATCAATCCATCATTGGGTGGTGCCTCGACCATAAAAAAGCCTTCCTCGCCATCCCATCCGCATTTATGTTGTTTGGGGTAATGATCTGGCTGGGTTTTGCCACTACCTTCGGTTTTGTAGCCAAGAGTTTTGATATAATCGGGGTGGATGTCCGCGAAACTTCTGTTTGGGTCTCTGCTTCTGAAACTTTCCCTGGACTGGGTGAGGAATTTATGCCCGCTCTCGATGAAGGCGCCTTCCTTCTCATGCCCACAACCATGCCGCACGCCGGAGTGGAAGAAGCGGAAGACGTGATGCGTAAAATTGATATGGCTGTAAATGCCATCCCCGAAGTGGAAATGGTCGTTGGGAAAATGGGCCGAACCGAATCTGCCCTCGATCCGGCCCCGGTTTCCATGTTTGAAAATGTCATCATCTACAAATCGGAATACAAAACCGATGAAAATGGAAGGCGGGTTAGATTTAAGGTCGATGATACGGGCGAGTTTGTGGAAGATGAAAATGCCGAACTCATTCCCGATCCCGACGGCGAATATTACCGTCAATGGAGAGATCACATTCAATCACCGGATGATATTTGGAATGAAATTATTTCCGTTTCCCGGATTCCCGGAACCACTTCCGCTCCCAAACTTCAACCCATAGAAACACGTCTCATTATGCTGCAATCAGGAATGAGAGCACCGATGGGCGTAAAAGTGAAGGGAGATGATTTAAATGAAATTGAAAGTTTCGGCTTGGAACTGGAAGAAGTGCTTCGTAAAACAGAGGGCGTCAAGGCCTCTTCCGTTTTTGCCGAGCGCATTGTTGGGAAACCATACCTGGAAGTGGATTGGGATCGGGAGCAACTGGCCCGCTACGGACTTTCTGTTCAGGATGCACAACAGTTCATGTCGATGGGTGTGGGCGGAATGGCCGTGTCTACATCCGTAGAAGGACGCGAACGCTATCCTATCCGTGTGCGATTTGCACGGGAGTTGAGGAGTGACCCCGAGGCGTTGGGAGAGCTCTTGGTTCCGACTAAGACCGGAACCGAAGTACCACTGGCTCAACTTGCTGAAATCAAATACCGACAGGGTCCACAGGCTATTAAAAGTGAAGACACCTTCCTGGTAGGCTATGTGATTTTTGACAAAGTGGACGGCTACGCCGAAGTGGAAGTAGTAGAAAATGCCCGGCGTGAAATTCAGGATAATGTGGATTCCGGAATTCTAACGATCCCGTCCGGCATCAACTTTGAGTTTGCGGGAAATTATGAAAATCAGGTGCGAGCTGAAAAGCGGCTGAGTATCATTCTTCCAATTGCATTGGCCATCATTTTTCTGATTATGTACTTCCAGTTCCGTTCGGTGAGCACTACCGCCATGATCTTCAGCAGCATTTTTGTGGCGTGGGCAGGCGGTTTTCTGCTCGTATGGCTGTACGGACAAGGCTGGTTCCTGAATTTCGATGTGTTTGGCCAAAACCTGCGCGACCTCTTCCAGATGGGAACCGTAAACTTGAGTGTAGCCGTGTGGGTCGGCTTCATTGCCTTATTTGGAATCGCAGCTGATGGAGGAGTGGTAATGGCCACTTATCTCGATCAGCTTTTCGATCGGATCAAACCAAAAACATCGGCAGAACTGAGAGATGTAGTGATTGAAGCAAGTACCCGAAGAATCCGTCCTACACTGATGACGACGGCCACTACCATCCTAGCCTTGCTGCCTGTCCTAACCTCTAGCGGGCGCGGTGCGGATATCATGGTCCCGATGGCGATCCCCAGTGTAGGCGGGATGTTTTTGCAGGTTGTCACCCTGCTGGTCATCCCGGTACTGTATTACATGTGGAAAGAATTTAAAATGAAACGGAGTTTGAAATGA
- a CDS encoding DUF2231 domain-containing protein — protein sequence MDLFITPDWAPNIHPLLVHFPIALLVVAALGNLVTFFVPDKWWDETKNTILYVAGTLLTGVTYYSGTVAADTVFLPTEAQSVLSEHADWAEYLLWFFVLYSILRIAFHWFDLFEKKSFKIISFITVLPGLFMVYETAEYGGKMVFGYGTGTGQLLQQEEPESSVPMDSTSNISSFVTKENGNWTWDINSNSVSDLIANFHWVEGSVQDLNPATISAESPLLRLEASEQANLFVTHDSFQDVQIDYYLNLDDLDGKVELIHHLQNANNYDFVSLSSDGSIRQGRIQNGDEIIFQEGTFKINGELFLRVVGDGTHFRGYVNREMKVHGHGDAPESGNVGLKLQGSGTVLLSQIEMTQL from the coding sequence ATGGACCTATTTATTACGCCCGATTGGGCTCCAAACATCCACCCACTACTGGTACACTTTCCTATTGCACTGTTAGTGGTTGCAGCATTAGGAAATCTTGTCACCTTTTTTGTCCCGGACAAATGGTGGGATGAAACCAAAAATACAATCCTGTATGTAGCAGGAACATTACTTACCGGTGTTACTTATTATAGTGGAACCGTAGCCGCAGATACTGTTTTTCTTCCAACTGAAGCCCAATCAGTACTCAGTGAACATGCCGACTGGGCGGAATATCTTCTATGGTTCTTTGTTCTCTACTCAATATTAAGGATTGCCTTTCACTGGTTTGATCTTTTTGAAAAGAAAAGCTTTAAGATCATTTCTTTCATAACGGTTTTACCGGGATTGTTTATGGTATATGAGACCGCGGAATACGGCGGGAAAATGGTCTTCGGTTACGGAACCGGAACCGGTCAACTTTTGCAACAGGAAGAACCTGAATCATCCGTACCAATGGATAGTACTTCAAACATCTCATCTTTTGTAACTAAAGAGAATGGAAACTGGACCTGGGACATAAACTCAAATTCAGTCAGTGATCTAATCGCTAATTTTCACTGGGTGGAGGGTTCTGTTCAAGACTTAAACCCGGCAACAATTTCAGCGGAATCTCCACTACTTCGCCTTGAGGCCTCAGAACAAGCAAACCTGTTTGTGACCCATGACTCTTTCCAAGATGTACAAATCGATTATTATCTCAACTTAGATGATTTAGATGGAAAAGTAGAGCTTATACATCATTTACAGAATGCGAATAATTACGATTTTGTATCCCTGAGTTCAGATGGAAGCATCCGCCAAGGAAGAATCCAAAATGGCGACGAAATCATATTTCAAGAAGGTACATTTAAAATCAATGGAGAATTATTCCTGCGTGTTGTTGGAGACGGAACTCATTTTCGGGGTTATGTGAACCGTGAAATGAAAGTACACGGCCACGGTGATGCCCCGGAAAGTGGAAATGTGGGACTAAAGCTACAGGGAAGTGGCACAGTACTGCTCTCTCAAATTGAAATGACTCAACTCTAA